From Spartinivicinus ruber, the proteins below share one genomic window:
- a CDS encoding FAD-binding oxidoreductase, whose product MEVQEKIASHHPDQLSGIKVLSYNDLLENKSCSGLGLHHREILGVIYPESSTEVQFIMSTAYKHKTPVYPVSCGKNWGYGKSCPPKEGCIILDMHKMNHIIDFDPILGSVEIEPGVTQGQLSQFLKTTDWMIDCTGAGPDTSIIGNILERGFGHSPLGYRVRHFAITELILSNGENYSLSLPGKYIGRVGLSAGIHEIFTQNNIGIVTKIRLELVPRLECSLRCIIKLKSHATIGQYINAMRELKSEGTVDALPHIGNHYRMLGMFSQFDFTNWNNKTGPNTSDINSLLRKLKISPWMATFSIFGHTSVAKAKAKRIKRRLKKIANVYVISYSFFQKTQSLANWFSNNASWIPNIESTNKKITEISKAMGIFEGVPDNVALKGCYWRNRNSKPRIDVDPIDNGCGFFWLAPSLPMIGKDIEECLSVTECEFDKAGFEMAVTLTAVTSRLCQAIISLYYDTSNYDETKLAHETIKKLRKQYIDYGWIPYRRAVDEMPLDDGIEQDALSLRKIIKQAIDPQNSIAPGRYEC is encoded by the coding sequence TTGGAGGTCCAAGAAAAAATAGCTTCCCACCATCCAGACCAACTATCTGGAATTAAGGTGCTGTCTTATAATGACCTGTTAGAAAATAAATCATGTAGCGGACTTGGATTACATCACAGGGAAATTTTGGGAGTAATATACCCTGAAAGCAGTACCGAAGTACAATTTATTATGTCTACTGCATACAAACATAAGACTCCTGTATATCCAGTCTCATGTGGTAAAAATTGGGGATATGGAAAAAGCTGCCCCCCTAAAGAAGGTTGCATCATTTTAGATATGCATAAAATGAATCATATTATTGATTTCGATCCAATACTAGGGAGTGTAGAAATTGAACCCGGTGTAACACAAGGACAGCTTTCTCAGTTCCTAAAAACTACAGATTGGATGATAGATTGTACGGGGGCAGGACCAGATACTAGTATTATTGGTAATATATTAGAAAGAGGATTTGGACATTCCCCCCTAGGTTATCGTGTACGTCATTTCGCTATTACTGAGTTAATACTATCTAACGGCGAAAATTATTCTTTATCTCTACCAGGAAAATATATAGGGCGTGTAGGCTTAAGTGCTGGAATTCATGAGATATTTACTCAAAATAATATAGGTATTGTTACTAAAATTCGGCTTGAACTAGTTCCACGTCTTGAATGTAGCTTGCGTTGTATTATTAAACTTAAAAGCCATGCAACAATTGGTCAATACATCAATGCAATGCGAGAACTTAAATCAGAAGGCACGGTCGATGCATTACCACATATAGGCAACCATTATCGCATGCTTGGTATGTTTTCTCAGTTTGATTTTACTAACTGGAATAACAAAACAGGCCCCAATACAAGCGACATAAATAGTTTACTGAGGAAATTAAAAATATCACCATGGATGGCTACATTTTCTATTTTTGGCCATACCTCCGTAGCAAAAGCAAAGGCAAAAAGAATAAAAAGAAGACTAAAAAAAATAGCAAATGTATATGTTATTTCCTACAGTTTTTTCCAAAAAACTCAGTCTTTAGCCAACTGGTTTTCAAATAATGCTAGCTGGATACCCAACATTGAGTCCACTAATAAAAAAATAACTGAAATATCAAAAGCAATGGGAATTTTTGAAGGTGTTCCAGATAATGTTGCGCTTAAAGGTTGTTATTGGAGAAATAGAAATAGTAAGCCTCGAATAGACGTAGATCCAATTGATAATGGATGTGGTTTTTTCTGGCTCGCACCCTCTCTACCCATGATTGGAAAAGATATTGAAGAGTGCCTATCTGTAACGGAGTGTGAGTTTGATAAGGCTGGCTTTGAAATGGCAGTGACATTAACTGCAGTGACATCAAGGTTATGTCAAGCCATTATCAGCTTATATTATGACACATCAAATTACGATGAAACGAAATTAGCCCACGAAACCATAAAAAAACTAAGAAAACAATATATTGATTATGGTTGGATACCTTATAGAAGAGCTGTTGA